A portion of the Streptomyces sp. NBC_01335 genome contains these proteins:
- a CDS encoding PP2C family protein-serine/threonine phosphatase, with translation MTNYLAVERALRTAAPHALVEAARAALAEHYGATDIELLMADYSLTVLQPVDAPARPEGPVPVNGSPEGRAFGSQAPYERTAPGLDDSIVLHLPVTVRGDRLGVLDVTLPPHRRTTGAVHDLTEIAQLLGHEIIVAERDTDLYLRARRVNRLTLAAEMQWQLLPARACARPEYAIGAQLEPAYAIHGDNFDWSTTADTLTLTVTNGMGEGIEASLLTNLAVNALRNARRAGIGMADQAALADQALYAQYRGASHVSTLLLTFELATGNVQVVDAGSPQLWRRRGRTVERIDLEAQLPLGMFDETAYVAQEFQVLPGDRLVFVSDGVYAAHNRAGEPYGERALTRAIQAAGLLHAASVPRAILLALAEHRDAEPDDDALVVCLDWFGAKGGPEG, from the coding sequence GTGACGAACTACCTGGCCGTGGAACGCGCCCTGCGTACCGCCGCGCCGCACGCCCTGGTGGAGGCCGCGCGCGCCGCACTCGCCGAGCACTACGGCGCCACGGACATCGAGCTGCTGATGGCCGACTACAGCCTGACGGTGCTCCAGCCGGTCGACGCCCCGGCCCGCCCGGAGGGCCCGGTGCCGGTGAACGGCAGCCCGGAGGGCCGCGCCTTCGGCAGCCAGGCGCCGTACGAGCGCACCGCGCCGGGGCTGGACGACTCGATCGTGCTGCACCTGCCGGTGACCGTCCGGGGCGACCGCCTCGGCGTCCTCGACGTGACGCTCCCCCCGCACCGGCGCACGACCGGCGCCGTCCACGACCTCACCGAGATCGCCCAGCTCCTCGGCCACGAGATCATCGTCGCCGAGCGGGACACCGACCTCTATCTGCGGGCCCGCCGGGTCAACCGGCTGACCCTCGCCGCCGAGATGCAGTGGCAGCTGCTGCCCGCCCGGGCGTGTGCGCGGCCCGAGTACGCCATAGGCGCCCAGCTGGAACCGGCGTACGCCATCCACGGCGACAACTTCGACTGGTCCACCACCGCCGACACCCTCACCCTCACCGTCACCAACGGCATGGGCGAGGGCATCGAGGCCTCGCTCCTCACCAACCTCGCCGTGAACGCCCTGCGCAACGCCCGCCGGGCCGGCATCGGCATGGCGGACCAGGCGGCCCTCGCGGACCAGGCGCTGTACGCCCAGTACCGGGGCGCGTCCCACGTGTCGACGCTGCTGCTCACCTTCGAACTCGCCACCGGCAACGTCCAGGTGGTGGACGCCGGTTCGCCGCAGCTCTGGCGCCGACGCGGCAGGACCGTGGAACGCATCGACCTGGAGGCGCAGCTCCCGCTCGGCATGTTCGACGAGACCGCCTACGTCGCCCAGGAGTTCCAGGTGCTGCCGGGCGACCGGCTGGTCTTCGTCAGCGACGGCGTCTACGCGGCGCACAACCGTGCCGGAGAGCCGTACGGCGAAAGGGCGCTGACCCGGGCCATCCAGGCGGCCGGCCTGCTGCACGCCGCGTCCGTACCGAGGGCCATCCTCCTGGCCCTGGCCGAGCACCGCGACGCGGAGCCGGACGACGACGCCCTGGTCGTCTGCCTCGACTGGTTCGGCGCGAAGGGCGGCCCGGAGGGCTGA
- a CDS encoding PP2C family protein-serine/threonine phosphatase: MGTPPPTVLAPRDGSSSEPSRTGTAAPRTAALPAGRTGEAPGFDLWSGDGPSVLLIEDDAGDALLVEEMVADSGVAIDLSWARTLAEALDALDRDTPQCVLLDLHLPDSQGLGALETILSRSPDTAVVVLTGLAQEDSGLAAVSGGAQDYLIKGRLDAELFVRAIRYAIQRKRAERAAADLRESRMLAAENSRVERGLLPTPLLLDDTAQVCSRYRPGRAQTLLGGDFYDVVQTPDGTTHAVVGDVSGHGPDEAALGVCLRVAWRSFVLSGARGQRLLDLLEQMLVAERSGPEIFATLTTLSRAVGTPHVEVMRAGHPGLLVRPPDGPVRLEEVPGGPVLGLLPGRAHWPVTVLEAPRGTRLALFTDGLIEGRTGKGYERLGEEGLVEIAREYAHHLPADDFVDAVIQRCEDLAADSGGLADDVAVLHLGWTDTV; the protein is encoded by the coding sequence TTGGGCACCCCGCCCCCCACCGTCCTCGCACCTCGTGACGGCAGTTCCTCCGAACCGTCGCGCACCGGCACCGCCGCGCCCCGTACCGCAGCCCTCCCCGCCGGCCGCACCGGCGAGGCCCCGGGCTTCGACCTGTGGAGCGGCGACGGGCCCAGCGTCCTGCTGATCGAGGACGACGCCGGGGACGCCCTGCTGGTCGAGGAGATGGTCGCCGACAGCGGTGTCGCCATCGACCTGTCCTGGGCGCGGACCCTCGCGGAGGCGCTCGACGCCCTCGACCGGGACACCCCCCAGTGCGTCCTGCTCGACCTCCACCTGCCCGACTCCCAGGGACTCGGCGCACTGGAGACGATCCTCTCCCGCTCGCCGGACACGGCCGTCGTCGTCCTGACCGGGCTCGCCCAGGAGGACTCCGGGCTCGCCGCGGTCTCCGGCGGCGCCCAGGACTACCTGATCAAGGGCCGCCTCGACGCCGAGCTCTTCGTACGGGCCATCCGCTACGCGATACAGCGCAAGCGCGCCGAGCGTGCCGCCGCCGACCTCCGGGAGAGCCGGATGCTGGCCGCGGAGAACAGCCGGGTCGAACGCGGCCTGCTGCCCACCCCGCTGCTCCTCGACGACACCGCCCAGGTCTGCTCCCGCTACCGGCCCGGCCGCGCGCAGACCCTGCTCGGCGGCGACTTCTACGACGTCGTGCAGACGCCCGACGGCACCACGCACGCGGTCGTCGGCGACGTCTCCGGCCACGGACCCGACGAGGCCGCCCTCGGGGTGTGCCTGCGGGTCGCGTGGCGCTCCTTCGTCCTCTCCGGCGCGCGCGGCCAGCGGCTGCTGGACCTCCTCGAACAGATGCTGGTCGCCGAGCGTTCCGGCCCCGAGATCTTCGCCACCCTCACCACGCTCAGCCGGGCGGTCGGCACGCCGCACGTGGAGGTCATGCGCGCCGGCCACCCGGGGCTCCTGGTGCGTCCGCCGGACGGCCCGGTCCGCCTGGAGGAGGTGCCGGGCGGCCCCGTGCTGGGCCTGCTGCCCGGCCGCGCGCACTGGCCGGTGACCGTACTGGAGGCGCCCCGGGGGACGCGGCTCGCGCTCTTCACCGACGGTCTCATCGAGGGCCGCACGGGCAAGGGGTACGAACGCCTCGGCGAGGAGGGCCTCGTGGAGATCGCGCGGGAGTACGCCCACCACCTCCCGGCCGACGACTTCGTGGACGCGGTCATCCAGCGGTGCGAGGACCTCGCCGCCGACAGCGGCGGACTCGCCGACGACGTGGCCGTACTCCACCTCGGCTGGACGGACACCGTGTGA
- a CDS encoding MarR family winged helix-turn-helix transcriptional regulator encodes MFPRRPSSPQEVARTASEVTNLLAVLWGRAQANTPAGPTSPSQLRALLAIERREGGNMRALGEALGSTPPATSRLCDRLEAAGLVERRLSPASRREIELYLSRPGRALLEEIRAGQVREVSLVLAAMQPEAAEALREGLAAFRDAAAEVIDGERYEPDGPAWLANPA; translated from the coding sequence ATGTTCCCGCGCCGGCCGTCGTCCCCCCAAGAAGTGGCCCGTACCGCGTCCGAGGTGACGAATCTGCTCGCGGTCCTCTGGGGAAGAGCCCAGGCCAACACCCCCGCGGGTCCCACTTCCCCGTCCCAGCTGCGCGCGCTGCTGGCGATCGAGCGCCGGGAGGGCGGCAACATGCGGGCCCTGGGCGAGGCGCTGGGGTCGACCCCGCCCGCGACGAGCCGCCTCTGCGACCGACTGGAGGCGGCGGGCCTCGTCGAGCGGCGCCTGAGCCCGGCCAGCCGCCGGGAGATAGAGCTCTACCTCAGCCGGCCCGGCCGGGCGCTGCTGGAGGAGATCAGGGCCGGCCAGGTGCGGGAGGTGTCCCTGGTGCTCGCGGCGATGCAGCCCGAGGCGGCCGAAGCACTGCGCGAGGGGCTCGCCGCGTTCCGGGACGCGGCCGCCGAGGTCATCGACGGGGAGAGATACGAACCCGACGGACCCGCCTGGCTGGCCAACCCCGCCTGA
- a CDS encoding TlpA family protein disulfide reductase has protein sequence MSHGRAPRRRFTLLAATTAVVAGALTLSACGGDDIKSGGGGDTNFVTGNGGISTVALKDRRAAPELEGSTLEGKKLDVAAYKGKVVVVNVWGSWCGPCRAEAKHFAAVSKETAGQGVQFVGINTRDTQKDAALNFEADADITYPSLYDPVGKLILRFPKGTLNPQTIPSTVVIDREGRIAARTLQALDAEQLHKMIDPLIAEK, from the coding sequence ATGAGCCATGGCCGCGCACCCCGACGCCGCTTCACCCTGCTCGCCGCCACGACCGCCGTCGTGGCCGGTGCCCTGACCCTGTCCGCCTGCGGCGGGGACGACATCAAGTCGGGCGGGGGCGGTGACACCAACTTCGTCACCGGCAACGGCGGTATCTCGACCGTGGCCCTGAAGGACCGCCGGGCCGCCCCGGAGCTCGAAGGCAGCACGCTGGAGGGCAAGAAGCTCGACGTCGCCGCCTACAAGGGCAAGGTCGTCGTCGTCAACGTCTGGGGATCGTGGTGCGGCCCCTGCCGGGCGGAGGCGAAGCACTTCGCCGCCGTCTCCAAGGAGACCGCCGGCCAGGGCGTCCAGTTCGTCGGGATCAACACCCGCGACACCCAGAAGGACGCCGCGCTGAACTTCGAGGCGGACGCGGACATCACCTACCCCAGCCTCTACGACCCGGTCGGCAAGCTCATCCTCCGCTTCCCCAAGGGCACCCTGAACCCGCAGACCATCCCGTCGACCGTGGTCATCGACCGCGAGGGGCGCATCGCCGCCCGCACCCTCCAGGCGCTCGACGCGGAACAGCTGCACAAGATGATCGACCCGCTGATCGCGGAGAAGTGA
- a CDS encoding cytochrome c biogenesis CcdA family protein, translated as MTALAAATYNETVVNGALLAAVPIALLGGLVSFFSPCVLPLVPGYLSYVTGISGTDLANARRGRIVGGASLFVLGFTAVFVSGGALFGYFGGNLQEHSEALQRVLGVLMILMGVFFMGLMPWMTQREFRIHRRPVTGLLGAPLLGALFGIGWTPCLGPTLSAVSMLAFDQGTAERGALLTVAYCLGLGVPFVLAAVAFRKALGAFGWVKRHYAWVMRIGGVMMIATGILLLTGLWASFMQDVQGWSNGFTVGI; from the coding sequence GTGACCGCCCTCGCCGCCGCCACGTACAACGAGACGGTCGTCAACGGTGCGCTGCTGGCCGCCGTGCCGATCGCGCTGCTCGGCGGTCTCGTCTCGTTCTTCTCGCCCTGCGTCCTCCCGCTGGTCCCCGGCTACCTGAGCTACGTCACCGGCATCAGCGGCACCGACCTGGCGAACGCCCGGCGGGGCCGGATCGTCGGCGGCGCCTCCCTCTTCGTCCTCGGCTTCACCGCCGTGTTCGTCTCGGGCGGCGCGCTCTTCGGCTACTTCGGCGGCAACCTCCAGGAACACAGCGAGGCCCTCCAGCGGGTCCTCGGCGTGCTGATGATCCTCATGGGCGTCTTCTTCATGGGGCTCATGCCGTGGATGACCCAGCGCGAGTTCCGCATCCACCGCAGGCCGGTCACCGGACTGCTGGGCGCCCCGCTGCTGGGCGCTCTTTTCGGCATCGGGTGGACCCCCTGCCTCGGCCCGACGCTGAGCGCGGTGTCCATGCTCGCCTTCGACCAGGGCACCGCCGAGCGCGGGGCACTTCTGACCGTCGCGTACTGTCTGGGACTCGGTGTCCCGTTCGTCCTCGCCGCCGTCGCCTTCCGCAAGGCGCTGGGAGCATTCGGCTGGGTCAAGCGCCACTACGCATGGGTCATGCGCATCGGGGGCGTCATGATGATCGCGACCGGCATCCTGCTGCTGACGGGGCTGTGGGCCTCGTTCATGCAGGACGTGCAGGGCTGGTCCAACGGTTTCACTGTGGGGATCTGA
- the resB gene encoding cytochrome c biogenesis protein ResB, whose translation MSKLNTTDERDAARADEQDTRELGEAGAQLSTAPVEERADREAGLPAMGVIGWIRWFWRQLTSMRIALILLFLLSLGAIPGSLVPQNSVDELKVLTFKNAHTTVTPIYEKLQLFDVYSSVWFSAIYILLFVSLIGCIVPRSLQFVGQLRSRPPHAPKRLNRLPAYTTWRTEAEPEQVREAALTLLRKRRFRSHAVGEAVAAEKGYLREAGNLIFHVALIVMLVAFAVGSLFKFQGGKLVTEGDGFANTLTQYDDFTSGSLYDNDSLTPFSFTLDDFVGTYEKTGPQRGTARTFEARVTYAEGAYGKDKKGVIKVNEPLVIDGTKIFLISHGYAPVVTVRDGKGKQIFKAAVPLLPRDANITSSGAIKVMDGYKDKNGKRDQLGFSAFFVPTFAGAGSGTMLSQFPGAENPVLALNALHGSLGVDSGLPQNVYQLDTSKLKPFKDADGNALKQRLAPGETMKLPDGAGSVTFDGVEEWASFQISKQPAAGWALGGAIAAIAGLAGSLFIQRRRVWVRAVRGADGVTVVEMAGLGRSESAKLPEELLGLAVALNDVAPTAPDPQPDPAPGPETDSAAEPGPGPDVPAAETAEGAEK comes from the coding sequence TTGAGCAAGCTGAACACCACTGACGAGCGCGACGCCGCACGCGCCGACGAGCAGGACACCCGGGAGCTCGGTGAGGCCGGGGCGCAGCTCTCCACCGCACCGGTGGAGGAACGCGCCGACCGCGAGGCCGGGCTGCCCGCCATGGGCGTCATCGGCTGGATCCGCTGGTTCTGGCGCCAGCTCACCTCGATGCGGATCGCGCTGATCCTGCTCTTCCTGCTGTCGCTCGGCGCCATCCCCGGCTCGCTGGTCCCGCAGAACAGCGTGGACGAGCTGAAGGTGCTGACGTTCAAGAACGCGCACACCACGGTCACCCCGATCTACGAGAAGCTCCAGCTCTTCGACGTCTACAGCTCGGTGTGGTTCTCCGCGATCTACATCCTGCTGTTCGTCTCGCTCATCGGCTGCATCGTGCCGCGCAGCCTCCAGTTCGTGGGCCAGCTGCGCAGCCGCCCGCCGCACGCCCCGAAGCGGCTGAACCGGCTGCCCGCGTACACGACCTGGCGTACGGAGGCGGAGCCCGAGCAGGTCCGCGAGGCCGCGCTCACCCTGCTGCGCAAGCGGCGGTTCCGCTCCCACGCGGTCGGCGAGGCGGTCGCGGCGGAGAAGGGCTATCTGCGCGAGGCCGGCAACCTGATCTTCCACGTCGCGCTCATCGTGATGCTGGTGGCCTTCGCGGTCGGCTCGCTCTTCAAGTTCCAGGGCGGCAAGCTCGTCACCGAGGGCGACGGCTTCGCCAACACGCTCACGCAGTACGACGACTTCACGTCCGGCTCGCTGTACGACAACGACTCGCTCACGCCGTTCAGCTTCACCCTCGACGACTTCGTCGGCACGTACGAGAAGACCGGCCCCCAGCGGGGCACGGCCCGTACCTTCGAGGCGCGGGTGACGTACGCCGAGGGCGCGTACGGCAAGGACAAGAAGGGCGTCATCAAGGTCAACGAGCCCTTGGTGATCGACGGCACCAAGATCTTCCTGATCTCGCACGGCTACGCCCCGGTCGTCACCGTCCGGGACGGCAAGGGCAAGCAGATCTTCAAGGCCGCCGTGCCGCTGCTGCCGCGCGACGCCAACATCACCTCGTCCGGTGCCATCAAGGTCATGGACGGCTACAAGGACAAGAACGGCAAGCGGGACCAGCTCGGTTTCAGCGCGTTCTTCGTGCCCACCTTCGCCGGCGCGGGCAGCGGGACGATGCTCTCGCAGTTCCCCGGCGCGGAGAACCCGGTGCTGGCGCTCAACGCGCTGCACGGCAGCCTCGGCGTCGACTCCGGGCTGCCGCAGAACGTCTACCAGCTCGACACGTCCAAGCTGAAGCCCTTCAAGGACGCGGACGGCAACGCTCTCAAGCAGCGGCTCGCGCCCGGCGAGACCATGAAGCTCCCGGACGGCGCCGGCTCCGTCACCTTCGACGGCGTCGAGGAGTGGGCCAGCTTCCAGATCTCGAAGCAGCCGGCCGCCGGCTGGGCGCTCGGCGGGGCCATCGCCGCCATCGCCGGACTCGCCGGTTCGCTCTTCATCCAGCGCCGCCGCGTCTGGGTGCGGGCCGTGCGCGGGGCCGACGGGGTGACCGTCGTCGAGATGGCCGGACTCGGCCGCAGCGAGTCCGCGAAGCTGCCCGAGGAACTGCTCGGCCTGGCGGTGGCGCTGAACGACGTGGCGCCGACCGCACCCGATCCGCAGCCCGACCCCGCCCCGGGGCCGGAGACCGACTCCGCGGCCGAACCCGGCCCCGGTCCCGACGTACCTGCCGCAGAAACTGCCGAAGGGGCTGAGAAGTGA
- the ccsB gene encoding c-type cytochrome biogenesis protein CcsB codes for MNLAAAANENLAHTSNVLIYSSMAVYTLAFLAHIAEWVFGSRSKVGRTAAALDAGAAAQSSVKVQVTKAGGSTAVLERPKVITRSAAGTRDVPDGPGASGGTFQGDLWGRIAVSMTVLAFLVQAGGVVARALSVERAPWGNMYEFSITFSTVAVAAYLILLVLRKNVRWMGLLLVTVVLLDLGIATTVLYTDSDQLVPALHSYWLWIHVSTAIICGAVFFLGAVATLLYLFRDSYEKKVEDGETPGRFAQSVLDRLPSAATLDKFSYRANAAVFPLWTFTIIAGAIWAGQAWGRYWGWDAKETWSFITWVAYACYLHARATAGWKGRKAAYLALIAFGCWLFNYYGVNIFITGKHSYAGV; via the coding sequence GTGAATCTCGCCGCCGCCGCCAACGAGAATCTGGCGCACACCAGCAATGTGCTGATCTATTCGTCGATGGCCGTCTACACCCTGGCCTTCCTCGCGCACATCGCGGAATGGGTGTTCGGCAGCCGCAGCAAGGTCGGCCGCACGGCCGCCGCGCTCGACGCCGGGGCCGCCGCCCAGTCCTCGGTGAAGGTCCAGGTCACCAAGGCCGGCGGCTCGACCGCCGTGCTGGAACGCCCGAAGGTGATCACCCGGTCCGCCGCCGGGACCCGGGACGTCCCGGACGGCCCCGGCGCCTCCGGCGGCACCTTCCAGGGCGACCTGTGGGGCCGGATCGCGGTCTCGATGACCGTGCTCGCCTTCCTCGTGCAGGCGGGCGGCGTCGTCGCCCGCGCGCTCTCCGTGGAGCGCGCCCCCTGGGGCAACATGTACGAGTTCTCGATCACCTTCTCCACGGTCGCCGTCGCGGCCTACCTGATCCTGCTCGTTCTGCGGAAGAACGTCCGCTGGATGGGTCTGCTGCTGGTCACCGTGGTCCTGCTGGACCTCGGCATCGCCACCACCGTGCTCTACACGGACAGCGACCAGCTGGTGCCGGCGCTCCACTCGTACTGGCTGTGGATCCACGTCTCCACCGCCATCATCTGCGGTGCGGTCTTCTTCCTCGGCGCCGTCGCCACGCTGCTCTACCTGTTCCGCGACAGCTACGAGAAGAAGGTCGAGGACGGCGAGACGCCGGGCCGGTTCGCGCAGTCCGTCCTGGACCGGCTGCCCTCCGCGGCCACCCTCGACAAGTTCTCGTACCGCGCCAACGCGGCCGTCTTCCCGCTCTGGACGTTCACGATCATCGCGGGCGCGATCTGGGCCGGCCAGGCCTGGGGCCGCTACTGGGGCTGGGACGCCAAGGAGACCTGGTCGTTCATCACCTGGGTCGCCTACGCCTGCTACCTGCACGCCCGCGCGACCGCCGGGTGGAAGGGCCGCAAGGCCGCCTACCTGGCGCTCATCGCCTTCGGCTGCTGGCTGTTCAACTACTACGGCGTCAACATCTTCATCACCGGCAAGCACTCCTACGCCGGGGTCTGA
- a CDS encoding aldehyde dehydrogenase family protein: MPSESPADVVARLRTTFRTGRTKDLAWRTHQLERLRALLTEHGDDLADALRADLGKSRAESYRTEIDFTVREIDHTLEHLEDWLRPEPAPVHAGLAALGATALTVRDPLGVVLVIAPWNYPAQLLLAPVAGALAGGNCVVAKPSELAPATSAAVARLLPRFLDTDAVAVVEGGVAETTALLEERFDHVFYTGNGTVGRIVMAAAAKHLTPVTLELGGKSPVFVDRDTDLKAVAARLASGKFLNAGQTCVAPDYVLTDPETGAALADALAAAVEAQFGSDPSASPEYGRIINERHFDRLVRLLDSGRTVTGGAHDRATKYIAPTVLADVAPDAPVMGEEIFGPVLPILTVAGLDEAIGFINDRDKPLALYAFTESAEVRERLLNETSSGGVGIGLPLAHLTVSDLPFGGVGESGMGSYHGQYSMDTFSHRKAVLDTPLG, from the coding sequence ATGCCCTCCGAGTCCCCGGCCGACGTCGTCGCCCGCCTCCGCACCACCTTCCGCACCGGCCGTACGAAGGACCTGGCCTGGCGCACCCACCAGCTGGAGCGGCTGCGCGCCCTGCTCACCGAGCACGGTGACGACCTGGCCGACGCGCTCCGCGCCGACCTCGGCAAGAGCCGCGCCGAGTCGTACCGGACCGAGATCGACTTCACCGTCCGCGAGATCGACCACACCCTGGAGCACCTCGAAGACTGGCTGCGCCCCGAGCCCGCCCCCGTGCACGCCGGGCTCGCCGCCCTCGGGGCCACCGCGCTCACGGTGCGGGACCCGCTCGGTGTCGTCCTGGTCATCGCGCCCTGGAACTACCCGGCGCAGCTGCTGCTCGCCCCGGTCGCGGGCGCGCTGGCGGGCGGCAACTGCGTGGTGGCCAAGCCGAGCGAGCTGGCCCCCGCGACCTCCGCCGCAGTCGCCCGGCTGCTCCCCCGCTTCCTGGACACCGACGCGGTGGCCGTCGTCGAGGGCGGCGTGGCGGAGACGACGGCGCTGCTGGAGGAGCGGTTCGACCACGTCTTCTACACCGGCAACGGCACGGTCGGCCGGATCGTGATGGCCGCCGCGGCGAAGCACCTCACCCCGGTGACACTGGAGCTGGGCGGCAAGTCCCCGGTCTTCGTGGACCGGGACACCGACCTGAAGGCGGTCGCCGCGCGGCTCGCCTCGGGGAAGTTCCTCAACGCGGGCCAGACCTGCGTCGCCCCCGACTACGTCCTCACCGACCCGGAGACGGGCGCCGCCCTCGCGGACGCGCTAGCCGCCGCCGTCGAGGCGCAGTTCGGCAGTGACCCCTCGGCCTCCCCCGAGTACGGCCGCATCATCAACGAGCGCCACTTCGACCGCCTGGTGCGCCTGCTGGACTCCGGCCGTACGGTCACCGGCGGCGCCCACGACCGGGCGACGAAGTACATCGCGCCGACCGTGCTCGCCGATGTCGCCCCGGACGCGCCGGTGATGGGCGAGGAGATCTTCGGCCCGGTGCTGCCGATCCTCACCGTGGCCGGACTGGACGAGGCGATCGGCTTCATCAACGACCGGGACAAGCCGCTGGCGCTCTACGCGTTCACCGAGTCGGCCGAGGTCCGTGAGCGGCTGCTGAACGAGACCTCCTCGGGCGGCGTCGGCATCGGCCTGCCGCTCGCCCACCTGACCGTCTCCGACCTGCCGTTCGGCGGGGTCGGCGAGAGCGGCATGGGCAGCTACCACGGCCAGTACTCGATGGACACCTTCAGTCACCGCAAGGCGGTCCTGGACACCCCGCTCGGCTGA
- a CDS encoding MarR family winged helix-turn-helix transcriptional regulator: MPPEPAPRADRAVPTPDDLLEPLAVVVRGHSDDLTAVAARHGLSSAQARALIALDAPMPMSALARHLVCDASNATGLVGRMETRGLLVRTPAPGDRRSKVASRTPEGTELAHRIRAEMRVVHGALEALTPQERTALLPLLNRLGGLLAP, from the coding sequence ATGCCCCCGGAACCGGCACCCCGCGCCGACCGCGCCGTCCCCACCCCGGACGACCTGCTGGAGCCCCTGGCCGTCGTCGTACGAGGGCACTCCGACGACCTCACCGCCGTCGCCGCCCGCCACGGCCTGAGCAGCGCGCAGGCCCGCGCGCTCATCGCGCTCGACGCGCCGATGCCGATGAGCGCCCTGGCCCGCCACCTCGTCTGCGACGCGTCCAACGCCACCGGTCTCGTCGGCCGCATGGAGACCCGGGGCCTGCTCGTCCGCACCCCCGCCCCCGGCGACCGCCGCTCAAAGGTCGCCTCCCGCACTCCGGAAGGCACCGAGCTGGCGCACCGGATCCGCGCCGAGATGCGCGTGGTGCACGGCGCGCTGGAGGCGCTCACCCCGCAGGAGCGCACCGCGCTGCTGCCGCTGCTGAACCGTCTGGGCGGGCTGCTGGCCCCGTGA
- a CDS encoding PLD nuclease N-terminal domain-containing protein has protein sequence MLRALIYLLPLALTIYAFIDCLNTPEDEAKHLPKVAWVFIILLFWIVGPIVWLAAGKLRHVPAGGRTPSEWHRNHRTQWVAPDDNPEFLQSLRAENKRDESLLKDWEADLRRREDELKRRERGSGPDEAPGTPPPATA, from the coding sequence ATGCTCAGGGCCCTGATCTATCTCCTGCCGCTGGCGCTGACGATCTACGCCTTCATCGACTGCCTCAACACCCCGGAGGACGAGGCCAAGCACCTGCCGAAGGTCGCCTGGGTCTTCATCATCCTGCTGTTCTGGATCGTCGGCCCGATCGTCTGGCTGGCCGCGGGCAAGCTGCGGCACGTGCCCGCCGGAGGCCGTACTCCCTCCGAGTGGCACCGCAACCACCGCACCCAGTGGGTGGCGCCGGACGACAACCCGGAGTTCCTCCAGAGCCTCCGCGCGGAGAACAAGCGGGACGAGTCGCTCCTGAAGGACTGGGAGGCGGACCTGCGCCGCCGCGAGGACGAGCTCAAGCGCCGCGAGCGCGGATCCGGCCCCGACGAGGCGCCGGGTACGCCGCCTCCGGCGACCGCCTGA